In Camelina sativa cultivar DH55 chromosome 17, Cs, whole genome shotgun sequence, the genomic stretch TGTGGGTTTCTAGATTTCTTTAGATGTTGAAGCTCTGATTCATGGGTTTGCTTAGGTTTCTCACGATCTGTTCGTTTTCTCAAGATAATGTGGctgagaaaatatttataaatcccCACAACATAGAAAGAAAGAGTAGTTGGATTCTCGAATATTGATTTTcctaatattttttagattttgtaaaattgagGTTCTTTGCTGCATTACTGTATGCATTGTTCGATAAGGAAATCAAATAACTTTTTGATTCTACCATTGAATCTTACGgagttttgaaaataaaaaagtttgaacCTTTGGAGCTTGTATAGTTGTATGTATCTTCTATTGATACTATTGCTTCAGTGGACCAAAATTTTcctggaaagtttccaaaaaatcaAGTTGGTTCTAGTTTTGAGTCACTCTggccatcttttttttatattcattgTTGCAGATGAGCAATCTGATCTCTCTATTGTCTTAAAAGGTTGATCTTTTGTGTTCTCTTGTCTTTCAATTTGACAGATCGGGAGGAAGATGATGCAGTCCTAAGACTCAAAGACACTTCTTCAAGGCTGTTGTCTTCTCGTGGGATTTTTATAACATGGGGAAGGAAAATGATGTGTCTCGTCCATTCACTCGTGCCCGTGCCTCTGCTTTGCGTGCTGCAGTAATGACTTCTACTACACAGAATCAACAGAGAGCAAACGCAAAAAGACCAGCCTTGGAGGATGCAAGAGCCACTGCACCtaacaagaggaagaagcgaGCGGCTCTAGGGGAGATTACAAATGTTAACTCCAATGCAGATATACTTGAGGTTGTTAAAACTACATTCTGTTTCTTTATAGTGTTTGGCTTCCTGTGATATCTTGTGAAGTAATACATGCATCTCTGGGACATGGGTTTTGCCATTTCAGGCCAAAGACATTAAGCAGATAAAGAAAGGACGGGGTTCATCCCAGTTGACATCTTCTGTAACTTCAGAAGTCACAGATCTTCAGTCCGGTACTGATGCAAAAGTAGAAGTTGTATCAAATACAACAGGAAACCTGTCTCTCTGTAAAGGCACAAATGACACAGCTGATAACTGTATTGAGAAGTGGAATTTCAAATTGCCTCCAAGACCACTTGGGAGACCAGCTTCTACAGGTGATCTATTTGATACAAATTTCCATGTGATTACTTCCTATTGTATAAAGGAGTGGTCTTTACTGACTTCTAAATCCTTTTTCTGCAAAATGGTTGCAGCTGAGAAAAGTGCTGTTATTGGTAGTTCAACTGTACCAGATATCCCAAAATTTGTAGACATTGATTCAGATGACAAGGATCCTTTACTGTGTTGCCTCTACGCCCCTGATATCTACTACAATTTGCGTGTTTCAGAGGTAATTCCTAGGCTTTGGTAATCTCTATAGATATTTGTTAAGCCAACGCACTGGAAGTTTGATTCCTTCTGTTTCTGTGTCACTTCTCTTCTGGCAGCTTAAACGCAGACCAGTTCCTGACTTTATGGAGAGAGTACAAAAGAATGTCACCCAGTCCATGCGGGGGATTCTGGTTGATTGGCTTGTGGAGGTTAGTGTTTAGTTTCACTTTTGATGCTAACTTTTGTAGCTTCTATGCCATTCTCCGGGTTCTCACAAAAAAAGCCTGATTTCAATCACAGGTCTCTGAGGAATACACACTTGTACCTGATACTCTCTACCTCACAGTGTATCTCATAGACTGGTTCCTCCATGGAAACTACGTGCAAAGACAACAACTGCAACTGCTCGGCATCACTTGCATGCTAATTGCCTCGTATGTTCCTCTCAGATCTCACTAGTAAATCTCGTCTCAAAAGTGAAACTAAACttgtatttgtttatacttAAAACTTTACAGGAAGTATGAGGAAATTTGTGCGCCACGCATTGAGGAGTTTTGCTTCATTACAGATAACACCTACACAAGAGATCAGGTATACCGAGATTGCTGTCTAAAACTTAGAAACGAAAGTGTGTAATGTACTAATGTGTTACTGAAATCTTGATGTGCAGGTTTTGGAAATGGAGAACCAAGTACTTAAGCATTTTAGCTTTCAAATATACACTCCCACTCCAAAAACGTTCCTCAGGAGATTTATCAGAGCAGCACACGCCTCTCACCTGGTAATGCATTTTGCAATTTGCTCACCTATCTCTTCTTGTTACAAAGTTTAGTAGAAAGACTGACGTTGATTGATTGCTGATTCGGCAGAGCCCGGGCCTTGAAGTCGAGTTTCTAGCCAGCTATCTAACGGAGTTGACATTAATTGACTACCATTTCTTGAAGTTTCTTCCTTCCGTCGTTGCTGCTTCAGCGGTTTTTCTTGCCAAGTGGACATTGGACCAATCAAACCACCCATGGGTCTGTAATGttgcttctctttctttataTCCAGACACAGTTTAGTTCCACAAAATgttaaccttcttttttttttttttgttgcctgCAGAATCCAACACTTGAGCATTACACAACATACAAAGCGGCGGATCTGAAAGCATCTGTGCATGCCTTACAAAATCTGCAGCTTAACACCAACGGTTGCCCCTTAAGTGCTATACGCATGAAGTATAGACAAGAGAAAGTAAGCTTATATACTGTTAAAACCACATACAAAGACCTGTTTGGTATTGTTTGAGTTTGGTTTCCTTGATTCTCATAAGACTTATTTTGGATTTGCAGTTCAAATCTGTGGCGGTTCTCATGTCTCCAAAGCTACTTGACACCCTATTCTGAAGGTTTCAACTCCTAACCGATAATAGATTTGTCACATTGGCCCATTTCGTCTTCATTCATCTATTACTCTCTGTTCATAAAACAGTTCCCACAGTCCCACTCATCTAATACATGATTAGAAATTCGGTTTAGCCTAGTTTGATCCCTGGTTTGGTTCTTCCAAACCCCGGCACATCTAATCGGTGACAAGAGGTTATATTTACTGTAACGAGAATGTACATTTTTCTCCCATCTTGAGGCAATGTAATCGGAGTTTCATATCATTTTTCTGATATGAAGTAGATTTTAAGTAttgatatcaatatatcatcacTGTAGTTCATAACTTTTTTCCACTTTCATTGATTATTGATATTATTTGTCATGCAGCAAAGTATAAAAACTGGCTTTCGACTTTAGTCCAGTGACCAAAAGATAAAGGATgaataaatttatgtaaaagaaaacaacttCTATAGAATGTCAATTCAAAAATTTCGGAAACTTTATTAGACTTCCGAAGAGACATATTGAGTAGAGTACTATGTGATGATGAAACATATTTTGTCTTGTCTAGAGATTTCTCTAAGGCTCACTCACATTCACATGTGactatataaaaaaaccatTCATCCTCTGTTACATGATCTCTTCATAATCCTTAACCTCTTGCATGATCCAAGGAACATTCTGcaaataaacaattttataatttattagaacTCAATTAAAGTAAAACGAAAGTGAACTGAAGATTATAGAGGAAACATACTCCCAAGGAACGTCTCCCGCAAGCATCCAGTCTCCATCTCTATCCTCATATATTGGTACGCATTCACTTTCCTTTAAAGTATCATCTTCATTTCCATACATAAACACTATAGTTAAAGTCAACGTTATGATCATTAATGGCCTTAATTTAAGACCAAAGCAAAAGAATATTTATAGAGATCAGAACTAACCAAAATTGAGAGAGCATCCGAATAGACTCTGCAGAGCGGAAGCGAGATCTTGGTAACATTCGTACATTTCCAAATCAATCTTCCTTAAAAATGCAGCTCCGTCTACACTCACTTTCACGTACGTACTTTTGGTCTGTTCGAGACTGTTCTTTCTCCGGTACGAGCAAATCGGTGGCCAACCCACAACTTGACTCTTTGTAGCCGGTTCACATTTCAAGTCTCTCTCAACTTCCGGAGAAACCCTCTTCTTCCCGGATACGATGGTATCATCTCCGGGAAGACCTAGTCGTAGTTCGGTGATTGCGAGTCCAAGAATACTACTCTCATTCGCCATTTTTTGATACTTTGGGTTGAagtatattactatattagtGTGATAATGTGTTTGAACTTTATTATGTTACCACTTTATATGTTATCATGGGAACACAAAACGATGCCGTCTGAGACAAGCTCGTTTAACATTGATTTATCTTGTCGGCCCCATTCGAAGAT encodes the following:
- the LOC104755874 gene encoding cyclin-A2-3-like; the encoded protein is MGKENDVSRPFTRARASALRAAVMTSTTQNQQRANAKRPALEDARATAPNKRKKRAALGEITNVNSNADILEAKDIKQIKKGRGSSQLTSSVTSEVTDLQSGTDAKVEVVSNTTGNLSLCKGTNDTADNCIEKWNFKLPPRPLGRPASTAEKSAVIGSSTVPDIPKFVDIDSDDKDPLLCCLYAPDIYYNLRVSELKRRPVPDFMERVQKNVTQSMRGILVDWLVEVSEEYTLVPDTLYLTVYLIDWFLHGNYVQRQQLQLLGITCMLIASKYEEICAPRIEEFCFITDNTYTRDQVLEMENQVLKHFSFQIYTPTPKTFLRRFIRAAHASHLSPGLEVEFLASYLTELTLIDYHFLKFLPSVVAASAVFLAKWTLDQSNHPWNPTLEHYTTYKAADLKASVHALQNLQLNTNGCPLSAIRMKYRQEKFKSVAVLMSPKLLDTLF
- the LOC104755876 gene encoding auxin-responsive protein IAA5-like isoform X1, producing the protein MANESSILGLAITELRLGLPGDDTIVSGKKRVSPEVERDLKCEPATKSQVVGWPPICSYRRKNSLEQTKSTYVKVSVDGAAFLRKIDLEMYECYQDLASALQSLFGCSLNFVFMYGNEDDTLKESECVPIYEDRDGDWMLAGDVPWEMFLGSCKRLRIMKRSCNRG
- the LOC104755876 gene encoding auxin-responsive protein IAA5-like isoform X2 produces the protein MANESSILGLAITELRLGLPGDDTIVSGKKRVSPEVERDLKCEPATKSQVVGWPPICSYRRKNSLEQTKSTYVKVSVDGAAFLRKIDLEMYECYQDLASALQSLFGCSLNFDDTLKESECVPIYEDRDGDWMLAGDVPWEMFLGSCKRLRIMKRSCNRG